A genomic region of Oncorhynchus mykiss isolate Arlee chromosome 4, USDA_OmykA_1.1, whole genome shotgun sequence contains the following coding sequences:
- the LOC110522343 gene encoding interferon-induced protein 44 isoform X4 — translation MAHAAVSALDLGSEKQLLQFFPEPVRLHLLYKVPHHGFKMSDLISKFDQEGRFVVIVYLESGTMKGGYMSKRPVFYCQEDKGAFVFEIDHQKANVFPVVKHRNSIIFNREKIGFGDCLNIYSNKDKTLCVDVGFDDTYTPTDWSDEFEVPFMVVELHRIQSVGDMLLNPWRELSWTEKERGSLRKNLVSFKPACQSLNQVRVLLMGPPGSGKSSFINSVRSVMFGRVLLLPFIGTATKGFNKKLKSYDIRSERGGKPTALTLCDVLALGDGETTGLTLPDALAVINGHAPEGHKFQSEAPIKAETSGYRPVPSINDQIHCAVFVLNACQVMTTSEDLTETLRTLQAEISDLDIPQVVLLTHVDQVCHAVQEDVKFVYSSRILQEKMMGVCCLPALGGSWRGLRTQML, via the exons ATGGCCCATGCAGCCGTATCTGCACTGGATTTGGGAAGCGAGAAACAGTTGTTACAGTTTTTTCCCGAACCTGTCCGACTTCACCTGCTCTACAAGGTGCCCCACCATGGATTTAAGATGAGCGATTTGATTTCTAAATTCGATCAAGAGGGAAGATTCGTCGTAATCGTTTATTTGGAATCCGGCACGATGAAGGGGGGATATATGAGTAAACGACCTGTTTTTTATTGCCAAGAGGACAAAGGGGCATTTGTCTTCGAAATAGACCATCAAAAAGCAAACGTCTTTCCTGTCGTGAAGCACCGTAATTCAATCATTTTTAATAGAGAAAAAATAGGCTTTGGGGATTGCCTAAACATTTACAGCAATAAGGACAAAACACTCTGTGTTGATGTGGGGTTCGATGATACCTACACACCCACGGATTGGAGTGACGAGTTTGAGGTGCCCTTCATGGTTGTGGAGTTGCATCGCATTCAAA GTGTTGGAGACATGCTGCTGAACCCTTGGAGGGAGCTGTCGTGGACTGAGAA AGAGAGGGGGTCACTGAGGAAGAATCTGGTCTCCTTCAAACCGGCCTGCCAGTCTCTGAACCAAGTCAGGGTTCTGCTGATGGGTCCTCCTGGGTCAGGAAAATCCAGCTTCATCAACTCTGTCAGATCTGTGATGTTCGGAAGAGTCCTTCTCCTGCCTTTTATTGGCACTGCAACAAAGGGTTTCAACAAGAAG CTGAAGTCATATGACATCcggtcagagagaggagggaagccCACAGCTCTGACCCTGTGTGATGTGTTGGCTCTGGGGGACGGTGAGACGACTGGCCTGACCCTCCCAGACGCACTGGCTGTCATCAACGGGCACGCCCCCGAGGGACACAAG TTTCAAAGTGAAGCGCCCATCAAAGCTGAGACTTCAGGTTACAGACCTGTTCCATCGATAAATGACCAAATCCATTGTGCGGTGTTCGTTTTGAATGCCTGCCAAGTCATGACCACCAGTGAGGACCTTACAGAGACACTGAGGACACTTCAAGCTGAAATCTCAGACCTAG ACATCCCCCAGGTGGTTCTGTTGACCCATGTGGACCAGGTGTGTCATGCCGTCCAAGAGGATGTGAAGTTTGTCTACTCCAGCCGGATCCTACAGGAGAAG ATGATGGGAGTGTGCTGCTTGCCGGCCCTTGGAGGATCCTGGCGTGGACTGAGAA CTCAAATGCTATGA
- the LOC110522343 gene encoding interferon-induced protein 44 isoform X3 yields the protein MAHAAVSALDLGSEKQLLQFFPEPVRLHLLYKVPHHGFKMSDLISKFDQEGRFVVIVYLESGTMKGGYMSKRPVFYCQEDKGAFVFEIDHQKANVFPVVKHRNSIIFNREKIGFGDCLNIYSNKDKTLCVDVGFDDTYTPTDWSDEFEVPFMVVELHRIQSVGDMLLNPWRELSWTEKERGSLRKNLVSFKPACQSLNQVRVLLMGPPGSGKSSFINSVRSVMFGRVLLLPFIGTATKGFNKKLKSYDIRSERGGKPTALTLCDVLALGDGETTGLTLPDALAVINGHAPEGHKFQSEAPIKAETSGYRPVPSINDQIHCAVFVLNACQVMTTSEDLTETLRTLQAEISDLDIPQVVLLTHVDQVCHAVQEDVKFVYSSRILQEKMMGVCCLPALGGSWRGLRRTGML from the exons ATGGCCCATGCAGCCGTATCTGCACTGGATTTGGGAAGCGAGAAACAGTTGTTACAGTTTTTTCCCGAACCTGTCCGACTTCACCTGCTCTACAAGGTGCCCCACCATGGATTTAAGATGAGCGATTTGATTTCTAAATTCGATCAAGAGGGAAGATTCGTCGTAATCGTTTATTTGGAATCCGGCACGATGAAGGGGGGATATATGAGTAAACGACCTGTTTTTTATTGCCAAGAGGACAAAGGGGCATTTGTCTTCGAAATAGACCATCAAAAAGCAAACGTCTTTCCTGTCGTGAAGCACCGTAATTCAATCATTTTTAATAGAGAAAAAATAGGCTTTGGGGATTGCCTAAACATTTACAGCAATAAGGACAAAACACTCTGTGTTGATGTGGGGTTCGATGATACCTACACACCCACGGATTGGAGTGACGAGTTTGAGGTGCCCTTCATGGTTGTGGAGTTGCATCGCATTCAAA GTGTTGGAGACATGCTGCTGAACCCTTGGAGGGAGCTGTCGTGGACTGAGAA AGAGAGGGGGTCACTGAGGAAGAATCTGGTCTCCTTCAAACCGGCCTGCCAGTCTCTGAACCAAGTCAGGGTTCTGCTGATGGGTCCTCCTGGGTCAGGAAAATCCAGCTTCATCAACTCTGTCAGATCTGTGATGTTCGGAAGAGTCCTTCTCCTGCCTTTTATTGGCACTGCAACAAAGGGTTTCAACAAGAAG CTGAAGTCATATGACATCcggtcagagagaggagggaagccCACAGCTCTGACCCTGTGTGATGTGTTGGCTCTGGGGGACGGTGAGACGACTGGCCTGACCCTCCCAGACGCACTGGCTGTCATCAACGGGCACGCCCCCGAGGGACACAAG TTTCAAAGTGAAGCGCCCATCAAAGCTGAGACTTCAGGTTACAGACCTGTTCCATCGATAAATGACCAAATCCATTGTGCGGTGTTCGTTTTGAATGCCTGCCAAGTCATGACCACCAGTGAGGACCTTACAGAGACACTGAGGACACTTCAAGCTGAAATCTCAGACCTAG ACATCCCCCAGGTGGTTCTGTTGACCCATGTGGACCAGGTGTGTCATGCCGTCCAAGAGGATGTGAAGTTTGTCTACTCCAGCCGGATCCTACAGGAGAAG ATGATGGGAGTGTGCTGCTTGCCGGCCCTTGGAGGATCCTGGCGTGGACTGAGAA GGACAGGGATGCTCTGA
- the LOC110522343 gene encoding interferon-induced protein 44 isoform X2, giving the protein MAHAAVSALDLGSEKQLLQFFPEPVRLHLLYKVPHHGFKMSDLISKFDQEGRFVVIVYLESGTMKGGYMSKRPVFYCQEDKGAFVFEIDHQKANVFPVVKHRNSIIFNREKIGFGDCLNIYSNKDKTLCVDVGFDDTYTPTDWSDEFEVPFMVVELHRIQSVGDMLLNPWRELSWTEKERGSLRKNLVSFKPACQSLNQVRVLLMGPPGSGKSSFINSVRSVMFGRVLLLPFIGTATKGFNKKLKSYDIRSERGGKPTALTLCDVLALGDGETTGLTLPDALAVINGHAPEGHKFQSEAPIKAETSGYRPVPSINDQIHCAVFVLNACQVMTTSEDLTETLRTLQAEISDLDIPQVVLLTHVDQVCHAVQEDVKFVYSSRILQEKMMGVCCLPALGGSWRGLRSRLCISLFLIF; this is encoded by the exons ATGGCCCATGCAGCCGTATCTGCACTGGATTTGGGAAGCGAGAAACAGTTGTTACAGTTTTTTCCCGAACCTGTCCGACTTCACCTGCTCTACAAGGTGCCCCACCATGGATTTAAGATGAGCGATTTGATTTCTAAATTCGATCAAGAGGGAAGATTCGTCGTAATCGTTTATTTGGAATCCGGCACGATGAAGGGGGGATATATGAGTAAACGACCTGTTTTTTATTGCCAAGAGGACAAAGGGGCATTTGTCTTCGAAATAGACCATCAAAAAGCAAACGTCTTTCCTGTCGTGAAGCACCGTAATTCAATCATTTTTAATAGAGAAAAAATAGGCTTTGGGGATTGCCTAAACATTTACAGCAATAAGGACAAAACACTCTGTGTTGATGTGGGGTTCGATGATACCTACACACCCACGGATTGGAGTGACGAGTTTGAGGTGCCCTTCATGGTTGTGGAGTTGCATCGCATTCAAA GTGTTGGAGACATGCTGCTGAACCCTTGGAGGGAGCTGTCGTGGACTGAGAA AGAGAGGGGGTCACTGAGGAAGAATCTGGTCTCCTTCAAACCGGCCTGCCAGTCTCTGAACCAAGTCAGGGTTCTGCTGATGGGTCCTCCTGGGTCAGGAAAATCCAGCTTCATCAACTCTGTCAGATCTGTGATGTTCGGAAGAGTCCTTCTCCTGCCTTTTATTGGCACTGCAACAAAGGGTTTCAACAAGAAG CTGAAGTCATATGACATCcggtcagagagaggagggaagccCACAGCTCTGACCCTGTGTGATGTGTTGGCTCTGGGGGACGGTGAGACGACTGGCCTGACCCTCCCAGACGCACTGGCTGTCATCAACGGGCACGCCCCCGAGGGACACAAG TTTCAAAGTGAAGCGCCCATCAAAGCTGAGACTTCAGGTTACAGACCTGTTCCATCGATAAATGACCAAATCCATTGTGCGGTGTTCGTTTTGAATGCCTGCCAAGTCATGACCACCAGTGAGGACCTTACAGAGACACTGAGGACACTTCAAGCTGAAATCTCAGACCTAG ACATCCCCCAGGTGGTTCTGTTGACCCATGTGGACCAGGTGTGTCATGCCGTCCAAGAGGATGTGAAGTTTGTCTACTCCAGCCGGATCCTACAGGAGAAG ATGATGGGAGTGTGCTGCTTGCCGGCCCTTGGAGGATCCTGGCGTGGACTGAGAAGTAGGCTATGCATATCATTATTTCTAATATTTTAG
- the LOC110522343 gene encoding interferon-induced protein 44-like isoform X1, whose amino-acid sequence MAHAAVSALDLGSEKQLLQFFPEPVRLHLLYKVPHHGFKMSDLISKFDQEGRFVVIVYLESGTMKGGYMSKRPVFYCQEDKGAFVFEIDHQKANVFPVVKHRNSIIFNREKIGFGDCLNIYSNKDKTLCVDVGFDDTYTPTDWSDEFEVPFMVVELHRIQSVGDMLLNPWRELSWTEKERGSLRKNLVSFKPACQSLNQVRVLLMGPPGSGKSSFINSVRSVMFGRVLLLPFIGTATKGFNKKLKSYDIRSERGGKPTALTLCDVLALGDGETTGLTLPDALAVINGHAPEGHKFQSEAPIKAETSGYRPVPSINDQIHCAVFVLNACQVMTTSEDLTETLRTLQAEISDLDIPQVVLLTHVDQVCHAVQEDVKFVYSSRILQEKMQKAAEVVGLPVSYVLPVKNYSSELSVSCNTDILLLSAVHHILQAVDDTFEDYCPSTPADASPVTV is encoded by the exons ATGGCCCATGCAGCCGTATCTGCACTGGATTTGGGAAGCGAGAAACAGTTGTTACAGTTTTTTCCCGAACCTGTCCGACTTCACCTGCTCTACAAGGTGCCCCACCATGGATTTAAGATGAGCGATTTGATTTCTAAATTCGATCAAGAGGGAAGATTCGTCGTAATCGTTTATTTGGAATCCGGCACGATGAAGGGGGGATATATGAGTAAACGACCTGTTTTTTATTGCCAAGAGGACAAAGGGGCATTTGTCTTCGAAATAGACCATCAAAAAGCAAACGTCTTTCCTGTCGTGAAGCACCGTAATTCAATCATTTTTAATAGAGAAAAAATAGGCTTTGGGGATTGCCTAAACATTTACAGCAATAAGGACAAAACACTCTGTGTTGATGTGGGGTTCGATGATACCTACACACCCACGGATTGGAGTGACGAGTTTGAGGTGCCCTTCATGGTTGTGGAGTTGCATCGCATTCAAA GTGTTGGAGACATGCTGCTGAACCCTTGGAGGGAGCTGTCGTGGACTGAGAA AGAGAGGGGGTCACTGAGGAAGAATCTGGTCTCCTTCAAACCGGCCTGCCAGTCTCTGAACCAAGTCAGGGTTCTGCTGATGGGTCCTCCTGGGTCAGGAAAATCCAGCTTCATCAACTCTGTCAGATCTGTGATGTTCGGAAGAGTCCTTCTCCTGCCTTTTATTGGCACTGCAACAAAGGGTTTCAACAAGAAG CTGAAGTCATATGACATCcggtcagagagaggagggaagccCACAGCTCTGACCCTGTGTGATGTGTTGGCTCTGGGGGACGGTGAGACGACTGGCCTGACCCTCCCAGACGCACTGGCTGTCATCAACGGGCACGCCCCCGAGGGACACAAG TTTCAAAGTGAAGCGCCCATCAAAGCTGAGACTTCAGGTTACAGACCTGTTCCATCGATAAATGACCAAATCCATTGTGCGGTGTTCGTTTTGAATGCCTGCCAAGTCATGACCACCAGTGAGGACCTTACAGAGACACTGAGGACACTTCAAGCTGAAATCTCAGACCTAG ACATCCCCCAGGTGGTTCTGTTGACCCATGTGGACCAGGTGTGTCATGCCGTCCAAGAGGATGTGAAGTTTGTCTACTCCAGCCGGATCCTACAGGAGAAG ATGCAGAAGGCAGCAGAGGTGGTGGGTTTGCCAGTGTCCTATGTGCTTCCAGTTAAGAACTACTCCAGTGAGTTGTCTGTGAGCTGCAACACTGACATCCTGCTGCTGAGTGCAGTTCATCACATTCTCCAAGCTGTGGACGACACATTTGAGGATTACTGCCCTTCAACCCCTGCAGATGCCAGTCCAGTGACGGTTTAA